CCGGCTGTCGGATACTAATTCTTTCAGCTTTTTTTCCTGCTTATCGAACTCTTTTGAAGCTTGCAACAGAGGCATGTTGAATGTGGTAAAAAGCGTGTCGTGCACGTCCTGACAAACAATCCACTCGGCCACCATGTAGCGCTGGGTCGGGGACATACTTTCGATTTCCTTGTCCGATTTACCAGCCTCTTTGAGCGTTTTTTTCGCTTGAGCCTGTTGAGCATCAATCATTATGTGCAAAGCGGCTCGCATTCCGAATTCTTCCAGAACAGAGATTTTGCTATCTCCACCGGCGATCTTGCGCAAAAGCTCGGTCATCTTCAGGAAAAGGTCCTGCGCTTTCGATTCGGTGATTGGTCCCTGATCCGCCGCCTTGAAACTCGCCAGCAGGGAGGCCATGCCACGCAGTTCCCCTTCGATGACTCCCTGCTTGTTCAGAAAGGGAGTGGGCAAGTCGGTCAAAGCCCAGAACAGGTTGGGAGCCTCTTGCTGCTGGATCAAAAACTCAATCTCGCCCAGTTGCTGAGACATCACGGCGATGCCGACCAGCATGCTGATGAGCGTATTGCCTTCACCGGTCCGTTTGGCCAGGGTCACTCCATCGCGCAAATGGAGAATGGCCGCATCGAATTTTCCGTCGAGTACATCCAAACGGGTGGAATAGTTGATCTGTCGTGCCAAACCGCGAATTGAATTCAGTTCCGGGAGCAACAGGCTGACATTTTCCTGATCGATTCTACGGTGAGTGTCCCAATCGCAGCCCGTACAAAGTGTGGCACTGCGCAGCTCCTTTAACGCCAGGATGGAAAGCCGGTCTTCGACGAATTTGCGAAACTGCTCAATAGGAATTTCTTTTCGAGGTTTCTGCAGATTTTCGTAATAAAATTCTTCATCCGTCGTGTAGAATTTCCGCTTTTCCTCGGCCGTCGTCAGTTTCGATTGCAAGTGCTGATTGAATTCATTCAGCAAGAGGATGGATCGATAATACGACAGGGCGGCATTTCCCGGAACGCGCTGGCTGACTGCTGCCTGAAGTTGATACTTCAAACGAGGCGTCGGGGCGGCTTTGCCTGAGATGGAAAATTTTTTCAGCGTCTGCTTGGGAAGTGCGTCGTCGAACTTTTCCGGGGTCTTGGAACTGGTTTTTTTCTCGTCGGTCTGGGCGGTCAGATAGTTGGAACTGAAGAGAAGCAGTAAGACCAGACTGACTAGACTGGCGAACCGCACGGCGGAAATTGACATAGAGGGAAATCCATTATTTTTTAAAATCTCGGGGTACTGGAACAGCAAATACGCCGCCCGAAAGTCCATCCGTCAATTCGAAGATGGACTTACCCCCCGCGGAGTTTGCGAGACCGTAAGGAGGCTGTTCGTCCGGCAGTTGATCGATGCCCCCTTCCAGGATCTCCTGTCTTAAACGAATACTGCTTATCATCTCCGGCGTCAATTCGGGGACAGCAATGGTCATGGAATCTTCGGGAATGACCGGTTTCACTTGAGGTGCGGGAGGAGAAGTATTCGGTCCATTTCCGGTTCTGGGGGTGAGGGCGACATCCGCTGATCCCTGTCTGGGAGGCGTAACCAGAAAGCAAGCCAGAGCGATAGTGGTCACCGCGAGAATCGCCGTCATGCTCTGCCAGACCCAGGCCATGGGATTGCGGGCGGCGGAGCGACCGGCTTCGAAGAGCAAACGTTCGCGGCTGAGGGCATGCGGCACGGGTGGGAGATTCCGTAACGCCTGGGCCAGCGGATCAAAATTCATGTCAGACATTGGTATAATCCAGGGGCAACTTATTTTTCGGGTAGGATCAATCTTCCTGGGACACTTGCAGTATGTGTCGCAGTTGTTGCAGGCCGGCCGAATAACGGCGCCAGACTGTAGCCGCGGAACCACCGACCACGTCGGAAATCTGTTCGAAAGTCAGGCCGCCCCAAAGGTGAGCGACTATGATTTCACGTTGTTCAATTGGAAGCTCGCCGAGAGACTGAGTCGCTCGCACGGCGTCCAAACCCGCAGGGTCATCGGCGGGTAAAAACCAGGCTCCCGCCCGTTGAGCCGCTTTGGTTTCGTGGTTCTGACGCCGCTTCTCCGCCCGATGCTGACTGATCGAGGCGTTTCGGACCACTCGATAAAGCCAGGGGATCGGTTGCGTCGGCAACGGGTTCTGTCGAACCAGCTTCATGAAAGATTCCTGCACGACATCATCCGCGGCATTGCACCACTGTCGGGCGTACAGCGTCAAGGCCGGTCCGTAACGATCGATCAGGTAGCTGAGAAAATCGGGATCCATTACCTTTATAACGTTTCCAGTGGGAGCTCATTTCAAATAGATATGGACCGCTTTCCTAAATAATACGAAGGTTGTTCTCGGACGTGTCAGAGCGTTGGCCGCCTTTTGAGTCACTCCTCCCTCAATTCAGTCGCGCCGATTAATCATTACAGCCCGAATAAGAGACGTATTTTGACATACACACCATGAGATCTTGGGGGAAATTGCCGGCTAAAATCATTCCTTATCTAAATCTTCCCTAATAATCTTTTTCACTGCGCGCAAGTACCCAAATACCCGACGTTAACAGATTGTAAATGTTCCATCTCCCCCCAGTCGGAACGATGTCATGTGCTCCTTGAGATCACTTCTTCTGATTCTCGCTTCAGCTATCCTTTTCGGAGCGGTTTCGAGTGCGTACGCGCAGGAAGTCCAGATTCCCAATATAGAAGTTCTGGCGAAAGGCCCGGTTCACGAAGGTTTCGCCAGTTCCTCGGAGCAGGCTCCCGTTCCCGGCACTGTTGTCACTAAAGCTCCTCCCGAACAGATCGACGAAATTCCGCCCGACCAGAAACCCGCCGGGGATACCGTAGTTTGGATTCCCGGCTACTGGGCCTGGGATGAAGAACGAGCGGATTATCTTTGGGTAAGCGGGTTCTGGCGTGTGCCGCCACCCAATCGCACCTGGGTTCCCGGAAGCTGGCGAAAGACGGATAAGGGCTACCAATGGGTTGCCGGTTTCTGGAATCCCATTCAGCAGCAGCAATCGGAAATCCAGTACTACGCGCCGCCGCCCGCCCCTCTGGATATCGGCCCCAACGTCCCTGCCCCCAACGAGACTTCGACCTACGTCAACGGCGCCTGGGTATGGAAAGGGCACTGGGCCTGGCGAACCGGGTACTGGATCGAATATCGCCCCGGTTATATCTGGGTTCCCGCCCATTATCGCTGGACACCTTGCGGTTACATCTTCATCGACGGCTACTGGGATTATGCCTTGGCCGATCGCGGAATGCTATTCGCTCCGGTCTACTTCCGGACGGCGATCTACACCCGGCCTTCCTATTACTACACGCCGACGGTCTGGATTCGCGATGATCACATGATGCGGGCTCTGTTTGTCCGACGCGGAACCGGTTCCTACTACTTCGGGGACTACTTCGGTTCGGGCTATGCGGATCGAGGTTTCACGGCTTGGATCAGCTCCGGAAACGTGGCAGTGGGCTTCGCCTACGCACGCGGCTTCTACGATCCGATGTTTTCTTATTATCGGGTAACCAACCGCACCGATCCGGCCTGGAATCGCGGCTTGGTCGATCTCTACGTCTCGCGGCACAACAATCCGGCGCTGCGTCCTCCGAGTACGCTGATTCAACAGAACACGCTGGTCAACAATTTCAACAAATCGAACTCGGTGCTCGGCGGACAACAGATCCAGAGTGTCACCATGCTTTCGAGCATTCGGGATTCGCATTCCACCTCGAGTCTGAAGTTGCAACCGATTTCAGAATCGGCTCGGCAGGACCAGGTTCGAATTGCCCGACAGATCCAGGATATGGGAAGAAGTCGCGCGGTATCGGAAACGCATTTGATTTCTTCGCCAAGTCGAAATGCGGACGGCATCCAAAAAGTCGCCCTGACCGTTCCTCGACAACTGGCGCAGCGAACCAACGTCATGAAGTTGGAGATGCCGACACAGATTCAGCACAAGGCGGAATTGATTGGCAACCCAAAGAAGGGGGATAGTATCCCGAATTCTTCGAATTCGACGACGATTCCAAAATCGAATTCACCCGCCTTGCTTCCGAAGTTGCCAACCGCGGGAGGAAGCCTCCCAACACTCCCCCAGACACCCGGCAGTCCGAATGTGCCGAGTGGCGTCGGACCTGCGATAACTCCGAAAAATCCCTCTTCCGCACCCGGCGGAACTCTGCCCAATTCCAAAGGGGGATCGGATACAAAAGGCGGCGATAAAAAATCCGGGGAGAAACGGGAT
The genomic region above belongs to Telmatocola sphagniphila and contains:
- a CDS encoding YXWGXW repeat-containing protein, with the translated sequence MCSLRSLLLILASAILFGAVSSAYAQEVQIPNIEVLAKGPVHEGFASSSEQAPVPGTVVTKAPPEQIDEIPPDQKPAGDTVVWIPGYWAWDEERADYLWVSGFWRVPPPNRTWVPGSWRKTDKGYQWVAGFWNPIQQQQSEIQYYAPPPAPLDIGPNVPAPNETSTYVNGAWVWKGHWAWRTGYWIEYRPGYIWVPAHYRWTPCGYIFIDGYWDYALADRGMLFAPVYFRTAIYTRPSYYYTPTVWIRDDHMMRALFVRRGTGSYYFGDYFGSGYADRGFTAWISSGNVAVGFAYARGFYDPMFSYYRVTNRTDPAWNRGLVDLYVSRHNNPALRPPSTLIQQNTLVNNFNKSNSVLGGQQIQSVTMLSSIRDSHSTSSLKLQPISESARQDQVRIARQIQDMGRSRAVSETHLISSPSRNADGIQKVALTVPRQLAQRTNVMKLEMPTQIQHKAELIGNPKKGDSIPNSSNSTTIPKSNSPALLPKLPTAGGSLPTLPQTPGSPNVPSGVGPAITPKNPSSAPGGTLPNSKGGSDTKGGDKKSGEKRDRDKP
- a CDS encoding RNA polymerase sigma factor translates to MDPDFLSYLIDRYGPALTLYARQWCNAADDVVQESFMKLVRQNPLPTQPIPWLYRVVRNASISQHRAEKRRQNHETKAAQRAGAWFLPADDPAGLDAVRATQSLGELPIEQREIIVAHLWGGLTFEQISDVVGGSAATVWRRYSAGLQQLRHILQVSQED